Below is a genomic region from Cotesia glomerata isolate CgM1 linkage group LG5, MPM_Cglom_v2.3, whole genome shotgun sequence.
ggggcgttaacaatgagaAGTTCCCTTTTGTGATAGctcttatagactccaaatttggtaagaaccTTTTATATGTGAAGTAGAAACAATTCAAGTAGATTTTCGACGAACCACTTCTAATAAAGATTGCGGGTGTgggttaacaataaaaaatcttaattttcaaaatatggcttctaaaagctgtaaatttggtagaaatcttttatttgtcatgaggAGATCATCTCTAAAcggatttcaaaaattcaacttccgatagggattgcAGGGGTAGGTGTAAAAtccaaaattataatttccaaactgtaacttctatagactccaaatttggtagaaatcttcATGGATAATGTCAAGTTCAACTGAGAAttgattttctcgaattctaaccctAAAAGGGATTTCGgaggcgttaacaataaaaatctcccattttcaaacaatagtttctatggactcgaagttttgttggaacctttttatttatcactagctgttacccgcccgctccgctgggcacttcatagaattgtatttttagagatctagacttgaaatttaatgggaGTATTGTTTAGATTTGTacagatttcaaatttcatcagATTGGCCCGTACTTTTTATCATGTTTTTAACGAATTCTCTTAGAATAAATAGCCAAATTCCTTTTCACATCTCAAGTGCttagaaaatgcattcatttcaaTCTGTTACGTTCCCGCGATccggtaataagaacaattcatgggttatgtgatcagcaaaaataaaatgtatgtaaaattcttagtccattgagtgaatagctacatgtaaagttaaattttggaaaccttacaatgactttttttgccgctgccaaagagacgattgttgtgagaaaatataattattaaaaaaggaaaatatttaaatccgttggcCTTGGAGGCCATTCCCGTAAgttcctgtttctcttgagattctatcaaattctatatctgtaggaactgtatttgaaaagtataaattttttgacaattatcactcccACACTCTTATATGGGGAAAGGAATTtcataagatcctattcgagaaaatttctacattataaacaaaaggtttcaacaaaacttcaagtccatagaaacttttgtttggaaatgagagattttcattgttaacatccccgcaatcccttctagggttagaattcgagaaaatccattcttagctgaacttgacatcatacacgaagattctcaccaaatttagagtctgtagaagttacagtttggaaattaaaattttagattttagcaCCCATCCCCGAAATTCCTATCGGAAATAGTCTTTATTGAAGTTCAttgtgagatgatctctacataagaaataaaagatttttaccaaatttagagtttttagaagctatattttggaaattaagattttttattgttaacacccgACCCCGCGATCCTTATTGGAGGTAATTCGTTGTAAAGTccgttcttaaataatttctatattatatgtagaaaactcttactaaatttggggtctgtaggagctatagcttggaaaataaaaattttatttgttaacaactaCCCCCACAAACCCATGTGAGGTGAACCATCGTgaaattcgttcgtatattatttctacatctcttacagataATTCTTACCCAATTTGGAATATATGGGAGCTGTAGTTtacaaacgggaatttttattgttaacgcccccgcaattctCTTTGAGGTAAAATATCGTAggaattcgttcataaattatttttcgatcacttacagaaaattccttcaaaatttggagtctgtaagagctacaactttaaaattcaaaatttccattgtTTATACCCATCCCCGCAACCCCTGTGGGgtgagatatcgtaaaattcgtttatagattatttctatatctcttacagaagattcctaccaaatttggagtcgatagaaactatagtttaagaacgggaatttttcattgttaatgccGTCGCAAACCCCTTTGGGGgaggaatttaataaaattcattcttagctgaacttgacaggaaaattataccggaagatttctaccaaatttagagtctgtaaaagttacagtttggaaattgaaattgaaaattttaaaactcacCCCCGCAATCGCTATTGAaggtagaatttattgaaatcctcaTTTAGATCACTTCTACATCACACATAGAAGACTCTCACtgaatttggagtctgtaggagctatagctcggaaatttaaaattgtaattgttaacacccacccccgaaatccatatttggagtaggttatcattaaatatgctcttagatcatttctacctcaaatatagcagattcttaccaaatttagagcctGTGGGAGCTACAGCTcaggaaattttaaattttcattgttaagacccaccccgcactcctctgtggagtgggatatcgtaaaattcgttcataaattatttttacatcacttacacaaaattcatacaaaattagaagtctgtaggagctagaagtcggaaatttttaatttttcattgttaacgtccaccccaccaatccatattgggagtagattgtcataaaatccactcttagatcatttctacctcgcatatagcagatacttatcaaattttgagccTTTAGGAGCAACagctaaaaaattcaaaattttcattgttaagacccacccccgcattcctctgtggagtgggatatcgtaaaattcgttcataaattatttttacatcacttacacaaaattcatacaaaattaggagtctgtaggagctagaagtcggaaatttttaattttcattgttaacgtccacccccgcaatccatattggaagtagattgtcgtaaaatccgctcttagatcatttctacatcacatataggagattcctaccaaatttgaagtcgataggagctataggttaaaaatgggaattttctattgttaacgcccccgcaaccccccttgtgggtggaatttcgtaaaatccgttcttagctgacctctactcggcgaaaggaatattcctaccaaatttcaagtcgctaCGCCTTATTTTTCCGGAGATATTatgatgagtcaatatataggtggggaatctcttatatatatatagatgtagaaatcatctcgaaaaggatcttacgaaattcttCCCCAACATAGGAGTGCgggagtgataattgtcaaaaattcatattcttcaaataaagttcctacagatataaaatttgatagaatcttaagagaaacaggaaattacagggatggcctttaaggtcaagcgatttaaaaatgtttttcttcaTGTCAATcattattgatttttgaaaGATAGCCACGGAAATGTTATAGtaattgcacattgaaagttacaatgaatattagccagaataatcacatggataaaaagtacaggccaatccgatggaatttggaatctgtgcacgAGAAAACAATAcgccaattaaatttcaagtctagatctaaaaatacaattctattcAATTCCAAATATAGTTTTATGTGCCCAgtggagcgggcgggtaacaatatctatatatatatattagggtgtgccaaaatgtaacttccgtggagaaccttttaaaattggaattttgagttccactATTAACAACAGCTTTGTTTGGGTATTTCCTACAATATTTCGGGTTGAGAtaattcatttgattatttataggattCTTAACAGAAGATTTAATTGGacacttccggccaaattttgaattttcaccagaaatacccaaactaagcttctgttaaaaaattctatggaAATCAAATGCATTGTCTtacaccaaaatatatcaggaaatGCCTAAACGCAgtccctgttaaaagcggaactaaaaattccaattttaaaaggttctccacgggagttacattttggcacactctaatatatatatatatatatatatatatatatatatatactatatatatatatatatatatatatatatatatatatataagaaaaTATGTGTTAGTTACACTATTTATAACTCAAGAACGGATGAAGCTATCGGGATGAGACTGCTACCGTTCAACGCAGAATTTTTCGTAGATGGTTATAGACTccttattttttgaattttatcaaccctttctcattttttttacgatttacttttatatacatttttacccgctaataaaaacaaaagactcaTTTTTCATCCATTTGTTTTAACACGATTTTTGTTCTTATTACATAATcttaatatttgattgatttaacgtaattaaaaaagtttaagaaagAAGCTAATTATGTCTGGTGAACTAAGTGTTGAAAATTAGTAGCTAAGCAAGGTCGGTTTGATGTTCCGATAAAACAGATTCCTGCAGTACCGATATTTAGATTTCTGCATTGCCGGTTGTTATTGGTGGATTGTCCTCGATTTAGTGATTGGTTTTATCTGTTTTACCTACTGTTGTACCGACTGGCGGTGTTTGGCATTGATTTGGTGATCGATTTTTACCGACTGTTAAGGATTATCATTGTTTTGGTAATTGATTATTGTGGGATTTATTTTACCTACTGTTGTAGTACGGGTGTGGATAATCATCGATTGTCCAAATTGTCCATTTGATCTATCCATCGATTTGTTGATCGATTGTTACCATCGTTCGAAGTCAAAATACTCCCCACTCCAACAGCAGAGCTGATGCTTTTACTGTGAATCAGCTTTTGGTGTTGATGTGAtgatcaattttatatattcaaatGACATGTAGTATAAGTATCTGGAGAAATTTCGATACTTACGCCGCTCTGGTGGGTAGAATGGAGGTGTAGGTATTGAAGTTTTCGTCTATTAATCGATTTGAGGTAAGTTTTATCGGCTGTTAAAGGGCACCTAGTGATCTATGTTATCGACTGCAGGGTATTGACAGTCGGTTTGTCACCGAATGATGCTCTGTTTTATTGATGTGGGGTAagagtttttgaattttaactttttaaccCTCCTCAATCTTCTTATTTAATCCCCGGATCGAGAGGATAGCCTTCAGCTCGATCCCTCCTACTCAAATATGATCACCTGCCGCACCCTGACAGAAGGTCGGAGTACAGGGAGTCCGTATTACCCCCAAGAGATGAGCTCCACTTACCTTGGTACAGCCGTACTCTGGGTAACTGAGTTCCTTGTCGTTTTCCCTTCTGGATAGCCTCCACAGGGAAAATCGTCTCGGTGGTACTGGTTGACTTTTCTGCGATAAATTTGGGACTATAAAATTTCCCAAACGGTTCTCTCCCAGCGAAAATTTCTCGCCATCTATCGCCGGGTTTCGAAGCTCGGAAAACGCCAAATAATTCTAAGTTTTAGTTTTCGAAACCcaattctttaatattttaatcgtgatttccttcattttctatccattcgtttcgtcaaattcacaattctttattatttcaatcgcaatttctttcattatatatccattcgttgattttccatactaaatctagcttgggacttataaaatcttcgcttacctaaattgtttcttacaaaataataatcgtcatttctttcattatccatccattcgtttcgtcaaattcacaattctttattattttaatcgcaatttctttcattatatgTCCATTCAttgattttccatactaaattgtcctcgggacttagaaaatttctcaccgagcaataattgttattcttttaatttcttttacaattcaTTTCTTTTGCTCGCTAAATTCTTAAACAAattctcaaataaattattaaacacccacaaaattaattaatactcgGGTTAAACAaatgttaataacaataatgataataacaacaatagtaGTAGTAATACTGAACACGTTAGGAacaatttaagtaaaaaataattataacaaaattgcCTCAGTCCCTTTTCCCACTAGCTGTGTCATAAAGCtgacatagtcacacacacatttacttacacatttaCACGTGCAAGGTTCTTCGTCGACACTCTGTATATGTATGTGTGCAACCCTGTACAATAACCATGTATGTAAGAGACATATATAGGATAATGATTGAACTACATGAAAAAGAGAGAGACTGATCTAAGTGTTATATTTCAAAGATCGTAAAAATGATCTCTTTCTCACTCCcattcacacacacactgatCTATAGTTTTCCATTCTTATTCTTTTCTCCCATTTAATatattgatatgaaaaaattcttcttaaATGTTTATGTTACAATTTAATCGtgcttaataaattttcgtcTCAGTTCATAAGTCTTCTCTTATTGAATGCAGAAACAGTTATTTTGAGTGATTTTAGACACTTTAAGTGATTGTGATTAAAACGATATTTTTGTTTGTCtgttaaatgtttaaataagaaaaatcaaatttatttttttttaaattaaaattttattaatcaaattaaacatttttacaaatcagTTTTATTAATCCAGGTGATATGGGTGGTGTCAAATCCCAACCATTTAACATAATATTCACTTCCtttcttttttacaattttttcaactaggTATACATGAGGGTATTTTGTTTTACTGAGTTCTTCACTGTAGAATGCTCCTTCAATTGGCTGATCCTGTTAATCTACAAGTTTGTACGTCATTGGATTCGTATTCTGCAccttatttattgtaaatatttcagTTGTCCAGTTTGCTGTGTAACCTTTTTCGAACAAATTTTTGTACTTGCTAATTCTTACTTTATCTccaacttttaatttatttttttttcactaatttttttctcagcgtAGTTAGGGGTttgtaaatactttttttcaagtctTGTTCATTATCAACAATTATATCTGAaggtttcatttttattgttctATGTTTAGTGTTGTTGTAAGTATTCACTAAATCATCAATCATGTCGATCCACTTATAAGTACCACGAGCTGTGAATTTTCGCCACATATTAGTTTGAAGTGTTCTATTAAATCATTCACATATAGATGCTTTCAAATTACTAAATGTTGAGtacatattaattttatactttttcataAGATTACGGAATTCttgattataaaattctttgcCTTGATTAACATGCAGATTTTTTGGAATTCTTCCGTGTTTTAATATAGAATCCATTGTTTTGGTTACATCATTagcacttttattttttataggcACAGCCCAAGCGTACttggaaaatatatcaatcactgttagttaatatttatagttattatttacttttgaaTAAGGAATCATGTCAACTAAATCAGCTTGCCAAGTCTCATCAAGTCCTTGGATATCAACGTGGCGacgttgataatttttacgaGCTGGTCTGTGAAGTTCATATGCTATTACCGATTTTTTATCTTCCATTTTTGTTTCCTAATTCTTCATGTTTCAGtttctttctttttaattcttgattttcttttttcaacaACCAAGAGGTCCTCAATGATACAACTTCTGAATGTAAATGggaaattatttctaattgaTCTCCTCTTATAGTCTTCTctaataaagataattttttatttatagaatcACGCATAAATTTCAATGTTATCGCATTATTATCTTTCACTGGTTCTCCAACTTCACATAATCTTTTGTTTTCTAAATCAAATTGCCCatcggaatttattttaaatcctcTTCCCGGAGCTCCTGGAGGTCCACTAACAACTGCTACAGCTTTCAAAGAACGTCCAAATATATCaatactcattttttttactaatacttaattcttcaataatcgaaataatttcattagtaTGACTGGTATTACCAGCTGATTGAGAGGCTATTAATAGGTGTAATCTTTCAACCAGTTC
It encodes:
- the LOC123266086 gene encoding uncharacterized protein LOC123266086; this encodes MIPYSKYAWAVPIKNKSANDVTKTMDSILKHGRIPKNLHVNQGKEFYNQEFRNLMKKTLQTNMWRKFTARGTYKWIDMIDDLVNTYNNTKHRTIKMKPSDIIVDNEQDLKKKLFGVFRASKPGDRWREIFAGREPFGKFYSPKFIAEKSTSTTETIFPVEAIQKGKRQGTQLPRVRLYQVGKNRSPNQCQTPPVGTTVGKTDKTNH